TACGTATTGGACTGTGTAGCTTCACTGAACAAATTACTTATGTTAGTTTTAGGCTTCATCTTGCTTTTGTTTTCACATTAAATTATATCCAGATTAACCTGTTTTATTGAATTTCAAGTTCACGATTCACAGTactactatataatatatactactcAACCAACACACGTCTGCAATCTGCATGTGCATGTCACTactatcaaagagcatataatcactacgactactatagggaccgtgcgcgttggagggtctgccaccttgtggcctgaatcggaaccataaacatgcacatttacacgtcacgtgttttcttgtgcatagtaggttctgccatcttgtgggctacatcggaacaataaacatcaaatttacgcctcgcgccaaaaatctgacggctcctgtgctgcctcctacagttcctgcacgctccctataagtaCTATACTTTAGTGCAATCAAATATCACGCTAGAACGAGCTCTGGCATTCTCGCATAATTTGAAGCCAAAGAGTAGTAAGTTTTGAAGCATATAGTAAAATACTCACTAAAGTTATTAAACCGAGTTGATGGAGGCACTAAAATTATTATgataacttaaaaatatgattgattTACAATGTAATTCAATCCATCAATATAAAACCACTCATAGTTTATTTTAGTTGATAAGACACTGTAGTATCTGAACGTAATTTTAACCTCCTTTTCATTGATTCGTTTTAtcccaaagagtaaagtaagttttTATCCTCAGAACAGCGTCAGAATCGGACCGTTTTGACAGCTGTCTGAGCTGTCACAAGTTCAGTGCGTACTCATGTCAACATTGAATGTTTCGATTTCTTGGTTATAGTATATGGTAAAATTTTACCTATAGTGTTAAACATGACTGAATACGTGGTTTTaaagtagaaaaaataattctaagtTGCTAGTATGGAAAAGGAAGAACGACTGCAACGAATAAAAGTTATGTAAACAATCATCACATTCCAACCAACCAGTTACCAACGACAAATTGCTTCTGAATGTGATAGAAATCTTAGGGTCAGAATAATCTGAGACTGGCAATATGTTCCCCGGGGCCACAAAAGATATGCTAATAAAATTACTGCTATAATCGCATGTTGACAAGGTCACGCTGGCTCAGTGGCGGGACAAGACCAAAAtttgtgggcaaggtacatttagcgaggccctctctGGTgacgcaagaaataacgaacatttttacattgtgtccgagatatagtTATTTGAGACTAcacacgtcgcccacgccttaCGCCGCCTCTGCGCTGGCTAAAGCCATATTGAAGCGATTTTAGAATACTGCTCGACTGTAGTAGAGCATAAGTatactcattttattttcttattacaGCAGGTGCATTTTTAGCAACGGTCGCGGGCATTTCTGCATTTGTAGGATTTGGAACCACATTAGCAGCAGCAAAAAAAGCAGACCCCAAATACTTCAATAAAGGTAATTGAATCATAATTATGTTGAAATGTACATTTAACTTCAAtggtttttgtataatatttatttgaaatgcaGGTGTACATGCTAGTGCAGAATTAGCGGATGCAGGGGCCATCCTTGCTCTCCGAGCCCTGGGCTGGGGTACACTCTATGCGGTAGCTGGCACCTCTTGTTTATGTTACGGAATATGGAAACTTTCTGGTGCTAAAGATGTAAGTTAATTTATCCATATTAAAAATACCTTGGTTATATTTATACTTCACCCCTGTAATTAGATCTATAGAATTACCTACActactatattatttttaaatatagataGCATATCATCCTGGCCTCCCTGATAGTTGCAATGCCAGGATGATGTTACAAACACCCATGTTAGTAGACTTGACTATCTTATAATAAACCTCAAATTTCCTTGTTACAGCTAAAAGATTTCAGAATTAAGATGGGAAACATGCTGCCGATCCTACCAAGGAATAACCCTCCACAATCCAGAACAGAGTTCAGTGGGCTTAATGACTTAATGACATATTTAGCAGAGGATTATGGGAAGAAAAAATAAGCCTTCCAATTTACatgtacatataattttttaataaaaattatttagctGGTTATGTcttgttttataataaactcCTTCTTATAAGCAGGGCCTTGGTTGCAGCTTGCCTTGCAAGTGTACACCACCAGGACTCCCCAGTCTACACTGTTGATGTCTAAACCAACATTGATGAAATTTAGAAGCTGTGGCATgatctgaaagaaaaaaatcaggACATAAATTTTACTGACGTAAACTTACAAACAGTGAcaattagattattaatttatccaAAGTAGTAAGAAAAATCCAAAAAGATGCAAAATTTCAGAAAGATTTTACAGGACACAAAGGAAACTTTCATCTACAACTTCCAAAAATTGCCATGTGGAAATttgcaattttggaaacttcCCAATTGGCACATCAGTAAACACAGGCTAGTGATGGCTTACCTGAAATTCAAATTGTCTTTCTCCATTGCAATATTCACAGTTTTCAACTTGTGTGATACAATTCTCTGCATTGCCTGTAATCCACAGTGGAGTGCCGCCCCTATCGTATCTCAGTACCTGCTCTGGATGTCTTGCCACTCTCTTGTTAAACTTGTTGAACACTTTGTCATCAGGTACTGCCCTCCCGGCATATTGTTCCAATTCACTTTCACTTACATTGGACAATGTTCCAGCTTTCTTTTCTTTTATCATTTCATTAAGTTTTGCTATTTCCctattttcatcaacatttgTTGGAGTTTCTTCATCTTCCTCATCCACTATAAGTTCCCATTCTTTGTAtagattattttttcctgcCTCTGTGACTGTGAAATAATTATCGGGAACTTCCTCTGTCTGCAATAATAAACGTAAAACATGCTTAAATGTGTTGTcttcaagcaaaaggtaccacttTGAAACTTGCAATAAGGACACTCTTGACAGGTTActtgtataaagatacaagcaaactTCATCCTTATGCTAAGTGCCAATGTtgtagacgaccggtttggcctagtgggtagtgaccctgcctacgaagctgatggtcccgggttcaaatcctggtaagggcatttattcgtgtgatgagcgtgtctttgtatttaagtatttataaatatttatatcttatatatatcgttgtctaagtaccctcaacacaagccttattgagcttactgtgggacttagtcaatttgtgtaataatgtcgtataatatttatttattttattatttataatgttaaggtccgaccgagatctcggtctcagcattctcggccaaaaatcgagccgagatctcggactcggctctcggccaaaatgggccgagattcttgccgagaccgagactgggcaatgagttatcattggtgaatttgaatcaCACGAGCGCCGGGGTCTAAGCCACctgttggttgcatcgcccggttggtgtgacgttttttgtgattttgattggtttcgtacccacatttcaagccaattacttatcaaatactaagtgttgggtTCGGATAGGCGCGGtagcaagtaatgacttgttcatttgtcTTTTCGTTTTatggttgttgttattgatgaataaataagTGTATGTTGTTATCGGTTTTAAATTAACTCGTTGTGAGTGGTAgttgacactggatattttgatactaaatatatttgtgttaacgggAAGAAGCAaaacagtaggtaagtacaaagcgacacctgtggcggatattttgagttacaatatagaactctttttgtgcacatccgactgaaaaaaccggccaagtgcgttgcggaccacgcataatggaaggttccgtaccttcatacaatacaaaatagccgtacaagcaaaagagcgtatgttagtggcactttcgtcgttttaataagattagttttttttataactcttaaatggcttaaccgaccacatttaaaataattttcttgaaaattttttttttattctacgtcagtggcaagcaagcatacggcccgcctgatggtaagcagtctccgtagcctatgtacgcctgcaactccagaggaattacatgcgcgttgagCTCAtcaagctctggcaaccttactcaccggtaggaacacaacactatgagtagggtctagtgttatttggctgctgttttctgtaaggtggaggtactttcctaGATCTCTagaggctctgctctagatctggaatgacatccactggctgtgccataccacacaaagcgagatgacattcacaatgcccatacctctcttaatctcttaaaatattaagctttattattaagatatttttaaatggttttgctctcccggttcaaaagttagaggggatcacacTATTTTTtgggagcgattatttccaaacgtatttacttaatcaaaaaaaacgtttttagcaacctttatgtatttttaaaaacctatctaatgatgagccacatgtttttttttttatacttttagttacatttctatggagtatatatttgaaaatatatttaatgattttttttcggAACTAAAAAGCGACATACATACctctacacctacgttccaaatgtggttataaaatatatcatattgtttttgagtaaaatggctgtgacattcGCACAGACCGACATgacaaaactataaggattctatttttgccattttggctacagaaccctaaaaatactatttaatagcactacgaattgattatgataactttttctgataaatcgtcgactccttttttttctattttataattctcagtctcggccgagaatcccattgaatctcggtctcgggcgaaacaaaaaaagcgttctcggtcggaccttagccAATGTTGCTTGGAAATGTCACAAATAAAGTACATCAACAACTTCTGGTAAATACATTTGTGTACCGTAGATGTCTATGATCCTATCACAATGCAGTACAATTTGGCTCCAATTTCTGTacactaaatattatttagaggTTATTCCCACTAAGTTATAAacttgttaccagtggtaacaacaaaaaaaatttttttcacctTTCACCACTGAAAAAAACTGAGAAAAATGATTCCAAGTAGATACTATAGTCTTTAAAGCCATtaccgtcagtagaaaaaagggacaaattaaaaaaaaattggagtgAAGCGTATTTGTCCCacagaaaattttaattatgtgcctttttctactgacaaagttgtatGTTGGTGATGATTAggaatttttattttcagttgttaTCAGCAAAATTTACCTGCAAAGTGGGGCAAAGTTGCTTATGACCATTCTGCCAGTCAAGTACTTGGTGTTTGCGACTGCAATAGTaagtttttttgcattttgagCAATGCGAAGGGGCTCTGAGTCCACATAACTCACACAGTTTAGGCCATTTGTCCATTGGAAACACCTGTAAAAAAGTCATTCAGCATAATTAACTACAATCAGAATATaaattacaagtatatttggcATTAAGATAAAACTTACTTCATTCTCATCCACTTTGTAGGGCTCAtaagaatagaatttgtttctTCGTGGTAATTGGCAGCGAAATGCTACTAAGTTTTCTGAAGAATTAATTTGACAGCAAGATCCATTTTTAcagataaatacaaaaattgtGCGATGAAAACCGTCGTCGGATTCTTCATACGGAGCATAGACCTATAAACGTTTTTACTATAAGAATAATCAATACTCCAggacaaaataattatattaattatgcaCTTGGTTAGTTGcaataaatatgatttagttCCTGCTAAGATACTTACTTGACATATCATAACGAGGGGATCACCACATTTCTTGCAGGTTAAATCTTTAGGGTGAGGGATATTTTCAAGATCTAACCATGCAGGTTTCCCTCCGATTTTACTCGGGAAAAATCTAGGATGCAGAAGCCAGCTACTCTTTTCCTCCAATGTCCCTATGTCCACTTTGTTTGCCGACATTGTAAATGCAGAATGATTCAGTATTTCGAAGTAATCTTTAAGTAATTTCATTCAAAAATTAACTTTCCTGGTTCTTTCACTTCACATTGCATGGGGCGACAAGTGTTTTTAAGTTGGCAAacgtcaaaaacattttttttttctagtggaACCTTTTGGCGGTATATCGTGTAACTTAAATAAACTTAAGTGCGTACTCacatattgtatgtctatggtACTCACTATATAGCTATTATACATGCCGTGATCGGCAACGGCGACCACGATTTCGGGccataatcgttttccgtttcacggattATCAGCActagtgagtattgtattctttgatcggcacatcgttaacaatatctgaaatgtaaaaaatactttctctaattgccaaaaatgttcaatgtttgatatttttgcatatgaaccatttcttaacatttcaaataatgtaaatgatgtgctgatatttggtgaaacggaaaaatattatttctcggacccgaaatcgggctgatatcaggcctgataaaagtgtagatgtaattggcacttgtGGATGTAGTTAGCACTTAAGGGATAATTATATCCACATCCAAACGGGTCCGAGTagagccaattacatccacacacGCTATCGCCCGATgtcaagtgccaattacatccatacTTCTCGATTTTGGGCCTGAAATCAGTCCCAGtctcgggcctgataatcgttctcgtttcacggaatatcagcacatcattaacaatatttgatatgtaaaaaaatacttagtgCCAATTACACacccacactttatcaggcctggactataaccgcgaaaatcatcATGTTCGTTAATTGCGAGTATTTTTCTCTGGCACTATAATTACGTCTCAAGCGcaaattacatccacacttcccgatttcgggcctgggCGGCTACcaggaaaatcgaagttcgtcaattgcgggcatttttctctgtcactctaataacgtcttagtgagagtaaaagagaaagatccccgcaatttgcgaatttcggttttcgcggtaggcccccagataatagttttcgtttcacggaatatcagcacatcgttaacaatatttgtaatataaaaaatactttgtctataattgttaaaaatattgaatgtttAATAAGAATGATAAGGGAAGCCCTAGGCCTTacagggccaattacatccaaacttCCCGATGTCGGGCGTGATAATTGATTTCCGTTTCACAGAATAtcgcacatcgttaacaatatttgacatatacgttttattttattttatggaaggtggaggtaaggaattaaatttccatgtaccaaaaaattacatcaaaaaaccttaaataggtggcgctataatacctagaatacttgaaaaaaatatcaaatcatagacagcgcacgtcattccgtcaataacgcctaggttcttactact
This portion of the Cydia pomonella isolate Wapato2018A chromosome 7, ilCydPomo1, whole genome shotgun sequence genome encodes:
- the LOC133520059 gene encoding transmembrane protein 242 isoform X2: MEKEERLQRIKAGAFLATVAGISAFVGFGTTLAAAKKADPKYFNKGVHASAELADAGAILALRALGWGTLYAVAGTSCLCYGIWKLSGAKDLKDFRIKMGNMLPILPRNNPPQSRTEFSGLNDLMTYLAEDYGKKK
- the LOC133520059 gene encoding transmembrane protein 242 isoform X1; the encoded protein is MTLDILILNIFVLTGKSKAVAGAFLATVAGISAFVGFGTTLAAAKKADPKYFNKGVHASAELADAGAILALRALGWGTLYAVAGTSCLCYGIWKLSGAKDLKDFRIKMGNMLPILPRNNPPQSRTEFSGLNDLMTYLAEDYGKKK
- the LOC133520058 gene encoding programmed cell death protein 2, coding for MKLLKDYFEILNHSAFTMSANKVDIGTLEEKSSWLLHPRFFPSKIGGKPAWLDLENIPHPKDLTCKKCGDPLVMICQVYAPYEESDDGFHRTIFVFICKNGSCCQINSSENLVAFRCQLPRRNKFYSYEPYKVDENEVFPMDKWPKLCELCGLRAPSHCSKCKKTYYCSRKHQVLDWQNGHKQLCPTLQTEEVPDNYFTVTEAGKNNLYKEWELIVDEEDEETPTNVDENREIAKLNEMIKEKKAGTLSNVSESELEQYAGRAVPDDKVFNKFNKRVARHPEQVLRYDRGGTPLWITGNAENCITQVENCEYCNGERQFEFQIMPQLLNFINVGLDINSVDWGVLVVYTCKASCNQGPAYKKEFIIKQDITS